The genomic segment GCATTGTCGTGGACAGTCATATATGCTTCCGGAAAGATATGTCGGATCACAGGATAAAGCTGCTGCTTTAATTTATTTTCCTTCAAAAATGTCTTCGGTTGGATACAAAGTGCATACATTGCATCAGATACTCGAAGATGAGAAATGGAATCTGCCAATATATCAGCCGGAGTTCCAATCAGCAGGGCTTCAAGAAGCTGCTGGTCCGCACTGGTGTACTGAAACAGTTCAGGATGATAATGTCCAACTACAGAGCTGATTGCCCGGCTTACATCACTCATAGCTGCTAAGTGTTCTGCGGTAAAAGGGATATTGTTTTCTATCATCAGAACAAAACCAACCTGAACACCGTTTAAAAACACTTTCGAACTACATTTACGATATGGTGATTCCGGGCAAGATACTTCAACAGCCTCAATGCTGGCTGAAGCCCCCTGGACAGCTTCCAATGACATTACATTTTTAATGAAATCGTATGTACAATATCCACGTTCAATATTCTTTTTCCATAATTTATCCGTAACCGGAATTGATGTAGAATATGACAGGATACGGAATTTCTTGTCACAAAATACCAAGGAATATCCTAATTTGATGGATGCAGAGTTAATCACTTCATCCAGGCTATGGGAAGAGTGGCCTTTTTGAACCAGTTCTTCATATAAACTAACCTGTTCATGTGTCTGAAGAAACTGTTTTGCTGCATTAAAAACTGCAAAAAGCTCTTTTGCCTGTACTGTTGCACGATCCGTACAGGAATAAGGAAAAAGATAGTTTTCTCCACGAACAAGGATACATTGAGAAGGCTGCATATCAGGAGACAAAACATTGGGATAACCAAAATAGACAATATCTGTGGCGTATCTTGTTTGAGTGCCATCCAGCAGCTCTACATCTCGTATTTCATGAAGATCAGTAGAACAATTTAGTATTATGTTAAAATTTTTTTCATTTTTTAAATAATCAATAAGATCGGAAAACAGCATTTTCATACTCCTCTTTACAATTCTTTGTGCATAATGCACAGTGTTTTGCTGATTATTATTAATTATAGTGCATTGTGCATAAATACACAATGTCTTTTTTATATTTATGCCGTTGCTTTTTTAACAAAGAAAATGTTATTTTTAAGCCATAATAATCAAGGGACACAAGTAAAGGAGGGTGTACATGTATCAGGAAATTTTTAAACAGGGAAAAATTGGAAATATTACACTTAAAAACCGACTTGTAATGTCACCGATGGGTACAAGCCTGGCGGAGATGGATGGGTCTCCATCGGAAGACATGATTGCATTCTATAAGGCACGTGCAATTGGTGGCGCAGCGCTTATTATTCCGGAGATTGCAAGGGTAAACGATCTGCATGGTGCAGGGATGATGCGTCAGCTGTCTGTTTCAAAAGACAGACATATCGAAGGTCTTGCAAAGCTTGCAGAAACAGTACATAAATATGGGACAAAGATATTCATCCAGCTGCATCACCCTGGACGTGAAACAGTAACTGCTCTTACAGGCGGCCCGGTAGTATCTGCTTCAGCAATACCGTGCAAATATCTTCAGCAGGAAACAAGGGCTCTTTCAACAGAAGAAGTAAAAGCTTTGATCCAACAGTTTATCTCAGGTGCTGTACGAGTAAAAAAAGCGGGTTGCGATGGAGTAGAGCTTCATGCGGCTCATGGGTATCTATTACAACAGTTTCTTTCCCCTTACACAAATAAACGCGAAGATGAGTATGGTGGTTCCTTTGAAAACAGGCTTCGTATGATCACTGAGATCATAAATGGAATCCGCGTACAGTGTGGACCAGACTTTCCAATCGGTGTCCGTTTAAGCGTGGAAGAATTTCTGGATAAGACAGGAGTAACAGAGGATTATATCCATATCCAGGATGGAGTTAAGATTGCAATGGCGCTTGAGAAATGCGGGATTGATTTTATTGATGTGTCTGTTGGTTTATACGAAACAGGAAGTGTATGTGTAGAGCCGATCTCCTTCCCCCAGGGTTGGAGAAAAGATCTGATCAAGGCTGTAAAAGATCACGTTTCTATTCCAGTGATAGGAGTTTCCTGCATACGTGAACCACAGGTAGCTGAGAGCTTTTTGAAAGGAGGTATTGTTGATTTTGTCTCCATGGGAAGAAGCTGGCTCGCAGACGAACAGTGGGGACTCAAGGTACTTGAAGGAAGAGAGAATGAAATTTGTAAATGTATCAATTGTCTGCGCTGCTTTGAGAGCCTGAATGCATGGATGGGCGCGGGTATTCCGGCGGAATGTGCAGTTAATCCACGTGCATGCCGCGAACGTCTTTATGGAAATGCAGAATATGACACTCAGGAACATAAGGTAGTAGTTGTTGGTGGCGGTCCATGTGGTATGATCGCTGCTAAAACACTTGCTGAACGCGGCATGAAGGTAACACTGGTTGACCGCCAGAGTGAGCTTGGAGGTACGATAAACCTTGCAAAGAAGCCTCCTTTCAAAGAACGTATGGGCTGGATTGCTGATTATTATAATGTTGAATTTGAGAAACTTGGAGTTGAATTAAAACTTGATATGGAAGCGACTGCGGATAAAATTGCAGAAATGAATCCGGACGCGGTGCTTGTAGCAACAGGTTCTAAATCTGTCATTCCAGGATCTATTCCCGGAATAACTGGAGAAAATGTATATACAATCGAAGATATTCTTTCCGGAAAAGCCGGACTGAAGAATAAAAAAGTAATGATCATCGGAGCAGGTGTTACGGGACTTGAAACAGCAGAATATCTCTGTTACGAAGGAAATACTGTTGTACTTGCGGATATGCTTGACAAAGTTGCTCCTAATGCAAATCATACAAATGTTGCAGATGTATGTGGAAGATTGAAAGAATACAATGCCCAGTTCATGATGGCACATGCCCTTAAAGAGATCAAAAAAGATGGAGTTGTTCTTGAAAGATTGAACGATAAGATAAATGTGGAAGTCGCTGCAGATGCTGTTGTTCTTTCACTTGGTTTCCGCCCGGACAACCATCTTGTTGAAGAATTAAAAGAAAAAGGAATCCATGCTCAGGCTATCGGAAATGCTGTGAAAGACGGTACGATTGCTCCTGCATCCAGAAGTGGTTTTGAAGCAGCAAGAAAATTGTTTAAGACATCTGTCAAAACTCCAAGCTTTATCACCGCTCCGGAGGAAATGCCTAATTTCGGTAAGATCTCTCTTATGAAAAATCAGGAGGGAATATATCTTGCATACCTTACCGATCCTGCGGCGGTTGCAAAGGTTCTGCCTGCACCGTTAAAACCATTTTCCGTGCCTGTAGTTACGGTATCTGTGTGCCATGTTAAGGAGCCTACCTTTGCTGATGATTATTATGAAGCAATCCTTGGTGTTTACTGTACATATGGAACACAGCTTGGATTATATCCAATAGGGCTTGTACTTGGGGGAACTGGTGCAGAAATGGCAGTTCAGTGTGGACGTGACAATGGATCAATTCCAAAGAAACTGGGATCTGAATTTGTAATCCGTCGAAACAATGATCATGTGACCGCTCAAGTCTGCCGTCGTGGTACTGAACTTGTAAATATTGATCTCAAGATTGGTGAATATAATAACGCAATGACCGGAATGCTGTATCAGTTCCCAGAAGCCGGTAAAAAGACATATGGCGGTGGTTTCTACTTCCACCTTGACCGCGAACCGGATAAAGAAGGAAAATCACATTTCCAGAATGGTGCTCTGCTTCAGAATCTCTGTGAATACAATTACCATTCATGGGAGCCTGGTTTTGCAGCGATTAAATTACAATCGTCCATTGATGATCCATGGGGAGAACTTCCAATCAGAACAGTCATTGGAGGTGCGTATTCCTCAAATGATCTGATGGTTCATAAACTGAATTTATGTGAAGAGATTGACGCAGATGTTCTGGCACCGTATCTGCTTACCGCACGGTATGACAGAACAGCATTCATGGAAACAGGAAGAAGATAAGGAGGGCATTGCCATGAAGTTTGAAAACAAAGTAGCAATCATTACTGGTTCAACAAGAGGAATCGGAAGAGCAACCGCAGAACTCTTTGCAAAAGAAGGAGCAAAAGTCATAGTTGTTGGAACAAAGGAAGAACTGGGAGAAAGCTGTGTGAATGCAATCAAGGCAGCCGGAGGAGAAGCAATTTTCTGTAAAACAGACGTGACATCTGATGAAAGTCTTGATAACCTGGTTAAAACAGCTCTGGACACCTACGGAAAAATTGACATTCTCGTAAATAATGCAGGAGTAGGCGGAACAACTGCCAATATGGATCAGATTACAATGGATGAATGGAACACCGTTCTTGCAACAAATCTCACAGCACCATTTGTTCTTTGCAAGAAAATAATCTCTATTATGGAAAAACAAGGGGCTGGAACCATCGTCAATGTAGCTTCCATGGCAGCAACCGCAGCAGGCCGCGGAGGGCTTGCTTACACTTCTGCCAAACATGGCCTTCTTGGACTCACCCGTCAGATGTCATTGGATCATGGACGTACAGGAGTGCGTATAAATGCTGTTCTTCCAGGACCGATTGCAACAGATATGATTGCACGTGTGCTTGCAATTCCACAGCATCCGGTAACAATGAAGATTGGAATGAGTCCGGCAAAACGTCCTGGAGAACCTATCGAAGTAGCACAGGCTATTGCATTCCTTGCATCAGACGAAGCTAGTTTCATCCATGGAGCGGCTTTGGCTGTAGATGGCGGATATACGATATTTTAAAAATAATTGATATGCATTAGAAAAAGGAGTCATTTGGACTCCTTTTTTCAGTACTTAGGATCTGACTGCAGAGATAAATCAAAATATAGTACCCTAAGGAAAATCATCCAAGTCTAACGTACTGTCAGTACATGAATTCTTAAATAGGAGAGAACTATGTGCAGCAGATATTACATTGATCCCGGTATGACGGAAGATATTTCCAGAGTGGTACAGAACATAGATGGGAGGATCCGGCTGGCACAAGGAGATATCCGTCCGACCGATGTCGCACCAGTCATTGGACAGTCAGAACACGGACTGGAACTGGGTATATGCAGATGGGGATATCCCCTGTCAAAAAGCAAGGGTCTGGTCATCAGTGCAAGGGTAGAAACTGTTTTGGATAAACCTTCTTTTCAAAACGGGATCTTATATCACCGGCTGTTGATTCCGGCAGGCGGTTTCTACGAATGGAATTCCCTGAAAGAAAAGAGTATCTTTACCAGACTGGATTCCTCTGTGCTGTACATGGCAGGGTTCTGTGACTGGTTTGATAATAGCAAAATGCCTGTACTTCTGCAGGCTTAGTCTTAATTTCTGTGATTTCATATTCGCCCTGGTCAAGGTTTTTAAAACTTCCAAATCCGTATTTCGTCCTTGTTTCCATATAAATCCAGTAGTACAATATGTTTATAAACATAAAGGAGGATTTGATTACCATGAAGAGAAAAAGGTTTTCCAGATTACTATTCTTAATGCTGACTATCATGATTACTGTTACGTTTTACCAGCCAGCCCAAGCAGCTTCCGGTAAATACACCGGGACCTACACAAAAACATGGTCTGTTTCAAGCAATATGACGGTCACCATCAAGCCGAGCTATTCCGTCATTGTAAATAAGGTTACCAGTACCAAAGTCAGGCTTCAGCTTGAAAAACTGGGAGTCAATGGTTCGCCTATCTATGCGACTGCTCCCATTACAGCAAAGCGTAAAGGAAACACAGTTTCTTTTAAGTGGAAAGATACATGGGGCAATTCCGGCACTGGAACATTAAAATTGTACAAAGGATACGTCAAATTAAAAGTAAAGCAGACATATACCGCCAGGTGGAATCGGAGTACTCTGGATACAAGCGGAAAATATATGAAAATCTACCGCAAGAGTGGTAATACAAAAATGGATAACATAGATTTATAAAAGCAGGGCAGAAACAGTTTTAAAGCTGTTTCTGCCCATTTGTTTGGTTAGTATATTTTTGTCATTTTAGAAGTGTCCATAAAATTTATTTTCTGGATTTCTTCAATGTCTCCAGTACTCACATCCGGACAAAACGTGTAATCTTTTGTCTGGTTCCCAATAGTCACACGGGCATACCAGTGTTCGCTCCAGTTCCCGTCGTAATAAAGATTGCTTATCTTGTCGAAACCACCGATCTCTTTTGCTATGGCATCACTGACAATTCAGAGAGAATCACAGCATTTCGTTATAATGTTATGAAAAGCTACAATGATTTCCGAAGATGAATATATGCAGTGGAGATATTGTAGGGATCATGCGTAATACCTACATCAATGTTTGAGGCACTTTTTTCTGTTCCTGTTACTGTTCAAGGGTTAGCTGGACTTGAGAAAACCGATGGTGTAGACTGATAACAGTCACTGATAACAGTCAAAGTCATCGGTTTTCTTTATCCAAATATTCTAGACACTCTGTCATATATATTTGCCGGATCTTCAAGGCGCATCAAAACAAGCATGCTCATGCATTGGCAGAGATAATCGATGCTTTCGAAACTTCTGAATGTCACGGCCTGCGCCTGTTTCCGCTTATAATTCCTTAGAAGCCTTTCGGCTTCATTATTCGTGGCAGGTACCCGGATATCATGCAGGAACAACAGATGGTTGTGCATGTATTTCTCCATTCTCAGGAATAAATTGTACCCGTCTTTATAATAATCATTTGCCGGAATGTTTTCATATTCTTTCCGGGCAGTTTCCAGTATCTCACGGTATCGTTTTTCGAATCCGGAGACTATTTCCGGATCTGGTCCGTGTGGCTGCCGGCATCCATTTCGGAAGTGGACCATTTCCTGCACCAGTGCATGCATTTTTTTATTCCAGGTACGGTCTGGTTCGTTCTCTATGCTGGCTTTCAGATACCGCAGTACATGGGCAAGGCATTCCTGATGATCTGCTCCATAATTATAAAAGGTAATATCATGGTCATGGACAAGAATCCCCTGATAGTCTTCTGTAACCGTACCCTTTACTCCTTCGTGTCCCTTTTTCTCGCGGGCAAAGTACAGGGCTTTTCCGTCCGGTGTTGCGCAGACATATACCTGGCAGCTCTTTCCGTTTTCCCTGGCATTTGTACAATCCGTATGCATAACAGGGGAAAGCAGCATATCTGCATAGGCAGACCTGCGTTCAGGCTCAGTTTTTAAAGCAAACTCCCGGTTTAGTCTGCTTATCATGCCTTTGGAAATATTCAGTTTTCCACCCGTCAGGTCGGACAGAAATGCCCTGCTCTTATCAATAGATGTACAGCAGTCATTGTTCAGAAGGAACAGAAATGCCCGTATGCTGCCATCATAATTCACATCATCGATAACTCCGTCTGGAAATGCTGCATGTGCACGTTCTCCCGTATGACTGTTATAATAAACATCTGCATGATATTCCGTTACATTCAGGACCATACGGATACTTACCATCTGCTTTACGATGGTCCTGGCAGTCTTTTTAAAAGCACAGTCTTCGAGCACTTCTTTAGGTGGAGGAAGAAGAATAACTGGCTGTGTAGGCTCCTGCCTTTTCCGGCAGTGCCCTTTGTGGCCGGGCTGCCCGCCTGGTCTTCTGCCTGTTTTTTCCCTGTTGTTTGTGATCTTTTTGCGTCGTACTGCTTTTGAAGAAGGAATAGAAGAGTTTTCATAATCGCGGTTGATCTGTGCCCGTAGTTTCAGATTCTTTCCCTGTTCTTCTTCCAGTCTGGATGCCGCTTCATAAAACTGATGTCTGAAAACGGCTGCTTTATCCAGTGCATCATCTCTTTGCTTTTCTGCATTCAGTGCACGGATCTCCATTTTTCGGAGTTCCTGCGCGGACCTTTTTTGTGCCTTTTCAAACTCCCGGAGCATATCCTCCAGTATCTGAAACCAGTAATTGCGCACACGGATCGTTTCTTTGTGCGCATCTGCA from the Blautia wexlerae DSM 19850 genome contains:
- a CDS encoding PucR family transcriptional regulator; this encodes MKMLFSDLIDYLKNEKNFNIILNCSTDLHEIRDVELLDGTQTRYATDIVYFGYPNVLSPDMQPSQCILVRGENYLFPYSCTDRATVQAKELFAVFNAAKQFLQTHEQVSLYEELVQKGHSSHSLDEVINSASIKLGYSLVFCDKKFRILSYSTSIPVTDKLWKKNIERGYCTYDFIKNVMSLEAVQGASASIEAVEVSCPESPYRKCSSKVFLNGVQVGFVLMIENNIPFTAEHLAAMSDVSRAISSVVGHYHPELFQYTSADQQLLEALLIGTPADILADSISHLRVSDAMYALCIQPKTFLKENKLKQQLYPVIRHIFPEAYMTVHDNALVLLVPDQSSVIFVDTQKIMLKTMAEYHLDVGISLVFSKMDEFYRAYQQARTVLEWNHRIPDNLKKEISWDQRYPMEHQIHRYSEIEFYEMMNKIKEPEKLADYIHPALYRLNKYDQRTGNELYHTLEVYLQCFHNNKETANILCIHRNSLAYRMEKIIEIGKADLNDPMTEFLLRMSFKLVEYLKIRDLDLP
- a CDS encoding acetoacetate decarboxylase family protein, with product MYQEIFKQGKIGNITLKNRLVMSPMGTSLAEMDGSPSEDMIAFYKARAIGGAALIIPEIARVNDLHGAGMMRQLSVSKDRHIEGLAKLAETVHKYGTKIFIQLHHPGRETVTALTGGPVVSASAIPCKYLQQETRALSTEEVKALIQQFISGAVRVKKAGCDGVELHAAHGYLLQQFLSPYTNKREDEYGGSFENRLRMITEIINGIRVQCGPDFPIGVRLSVEEFLDKTGVTEDYIHIQDGVKIAMALEKCGIDFIDVSVGLYETGSVCVEPISFPQGWRKDLIKAVKDHVSIPVIGVSCIREPQVAESFLKGGIVDFVSMGRSWLADEQWGLKVLEGRENEICKCINCLRCFESLNAWMGAGIPAECAVNPRACRERLYGNAEYDTQEHKVVVVGGGPCGMIAAKTLAERGMKVTLVDRQSELGGTINLAKKPPFKERMGWIADYYNVEFEKLGVELKLDMEATADKIAEMNPDAVLVATGSKSVIPGSIPGITGENVYTIEDILSGKAGLKNKKVMIIGAGVTGLETAEYLCYEGNTVVLADMLDKVAPNANHTNVADVCGRLKEYNAQFMMAHALKEIKKDGVVLERLNDKINVEVAADAVVLSLGFRPDNHLVEELKEKGIHAQAIGNAVKDGTIAPASRSGFEAARKLFKTSVKTPSFITAPEEMPNFGKISLMKNQEGIYLAYLTDPAAVAKVLPAPLKPFSVPVVTVSVCHVKEPTFADDYYEAILGVYCTYGTQLGLYPIGLVLGGTGAEMAVQCGRDNGSIPKKLGSEFVIRRNNDHVTAQVCRRGTELVNIDLKIGEYNNAMTGMLYQFPEAGKKTYGGGFYFHLDREPDKEGKSHFQNGALLQNLCEYNYHSWEPGFAAIKLQSSIDDPWGELPIRTVIGGAYSSNDLMVHKLNLCEEIDADVLAPYLLTARYDRTAFMETGRR
- a CDS encoding SDR family NAD(P)-dependent oxidoreductase, yielding MKFENKVAIITGSTRGIGRATAELFAKEGAKVIVVGTKEELGESCVNAIKAAGGEAIFCKTDVTSDESLDNLVKTALDTYGKIDILVNNAGVGGTTANMDQITMDEWNTVLATNLTAPFVLCKKIISIMEKQGAGTIVNVASMAATAAGRGGLAYTSAKHGLLGLTRQMSLDHGRTGVRINAVLPGPIATDMIARVLAIPQHPVTMKIGMSPAKRPGEPIEVAQAIAFLASDEASFIHGAALAVDGGYTIF
- a CDS encoding SOS response-associated peptidase family protein, with amino-acid sequence MCSRYYIDPGMTEDISRVVQNIDGRIRLAQGDIRPTDVAPVIGQSEHGLELGICRWGYPLSKSKGLVISARVETVLDKPSFQNGILYHRLLIPAGGFYEWNSLKEKSIFTRLDSSVLYMAGFCDWFDNSKMPVLLQA
- a CDS encoding IS66 family transposase, which encodes MPDTYDHITLMCRLKAAQRRNKELESGERYIQLEELYQKEYNVYEHKIEKLKKELADAHKETIRVRNYWFQILEDMLREFEKAQKRSAQELRKMEIRALNAEKQRDDALDKAAVFRHQFYEAASRLEEEQGKNLKLRAQINRDYENSSIPSSKAVRRKKITNNREKTGRRPGGQPGHKGHCRKRQEPTQPVILLPPPKEVLEDCAFKKTARTIVKQMVSIRMVLNVTEYHADVYYNSHTGERAHAAFPDGVIDDVNYDGSIRAFLFLLNNDCCTSIDKSRAFLSDLTGGKLNISKGMISRLNREFALKTEPERRSAYADMLLSPVMHTDCTNARENGKSCQVYVCATPDGKALYFAREKKGHEGVKGTVTEDYQGILVHDHDITFYNYGADHQECLAHVLRYLKASIENEPDRTWNKKMHALVQEMVHFRNGCRQPHGPDPEIVSGFEKRYREILETARKEYENIPANDYYKDGYNLFLRMEKYMHNHLLFLHDIRVPATNNEAERLLRNYKRKQAQAVTFRSFESIDYLCQCMSMLVLMRLEDPANIYDRVSRIFG